In Candidatus Binatia bacterium, a single window of DNA contains:
- a CDS encoding iron ABC transporter permease — MAYLTTAGQTLRRKALAIEPSTLFIALLFAMVAFLVLTPLLLLLVGSFQLARPGEVPVYGLRGWRRAFTDPSIRDALWNTLSLAVVRQSIALVIGVVLSWLIARTDLPWKKSLEFMFWISFFLPPLPVALGWILLLDGKFGLINQWLDALPFISGPVFNVYSYWGIVWVHMTTTLGVKVLLLAPAFRNLDASLEESARSCGANPVVALIRVVIPLMMPAILVSTILGLIRSMEAFEIELLLGVPIGLFVYSTKIRDLVAYEPPEYAPATALGSIFLVVLLLLVALQRRYIGQRFYRTVTGRGFSTNPTTLGRWRWPIFTLVAVIAFTVTLVPMIVLAMGTFMRAFGYFDIPRPWTLENWQRVLGDPNLLKSLWNTLVVGLGTALSGAVFYLLIAHVVVRRHFAGKAVLDFLSWLPWAIPGILMGLALLWTVFATRVLLFLYGSVYLLIIALFIKSMPFGVQVAKSVLLQLGPELEEAARISGGSWFQCYRRVLVPLLTPTLIVVGLLGFISAARDISTIVLLGSSQSRTMALLALDYAFGGQFERGSVVAFLTSLVVIVIALIAHVVGGRVGIGGQR; from the coding sequence ATGGCTTACCTCACAACCGCCGGTCAAACTCTGCGGCGCAAAGCGCTGGCCATCGAGCCGTCGACGCTTTTCATCGCCCTGCTTTTCGCAATGGTCGCCTTTCTCGTGTTGACGCCGCTGCTTTTGTTGTTGGTAGGAAGTTTTCAGCTGGCCAGGCCCGGAGAGGTTCCGGTCTATGGCCTCAGGGGTTGGCGGCGGGCCTTCACCGATCCTTCGATCCGCGACGCGTTATGGAACACCCTGTCGCTGGCCGTTGTCCGGCAGTCCATCGCGCTGGTAATTGGCGTCGTTCTCTCCTGGCTCATCGCCCGGACCGACCTGCCGTGGAAGAAATCTCTGGAGTTCATGTTCTGGATATCGTTTTTTCTTCCCCCGTTGCCGGTTGCGCTGGGGTGGATTTTGCTTCTGGACGGAAAGTTCGGATTGATCAACCAATGGCTCGACGCACTACCGTTTATCTCCGGACCGGTCTTCAACGTCTACTCCTACTGGGGGATCGTCTGGGTCCATATGACGACTACTCTCGGAGTGAAAGTGCTGCTCTTGGCGCCGGCGTTTCGCAACCTCGACGCCAGCCTCGAAGAAAGCGCGCGCAGTTGCGGAGCCAACCCCGTCGTTGCCCTGATTCGAGTTGTTATCCCGCTCATGATGCCCGCGATATTGGTCTCCACGATATTGGGGTTGATCCGGTCCATGGAAGCTTTTGAGATCGAGCTTCTGTTGGGAGTTCCCATCGGCCTGTTCGTCTACTCGACCAAGATCCGCGATCTGGTCGCCTATGAGCCTCCGGAATACGCCCCCGCAACCGCGCTCGGAAGTATTTTTTTAGTCGTCCTTTTGCTGCTCGTCGCCCTGCAGCGGCGCTACATCGGCCAGCGTTTCTATCGCACGGTGACCGGACGGGGGTTCAGCACCAATCCGACGACTCTGGGCCGCTGGCGCTGGCCCATTTTTACGCTGGTTGCTGTGATTGCGTTCACCGTCACGCTGGTGCCTATGATCGTGTTGGCCATGGGAACTTTTATGCGCGCTTTCGGCTATTTCGATATTCCCCGCCCATGGACTTTGGAAAACTGGCAGAGGGTGCTCGGTGATCCGAATCTTTTGAAGTCGCTGTGGAACACGCTCGTTGTGGGCCTCGGAACCGCGCTCAGCGGAGCGGTCTTTTACTTGCTGATCGCCCACGTGGTCGTGCGCAGGCACTTTGCCGGAAAGGCGGTATTGGACTTCCTCTCGTGGCTTCCCTGGGCGATCCCCGGCATCCTGATGGGGTTGGCGTTGCTGTGGACGGTTTTCGCGACGAGAGTGCTTTTATTCCTCTACGGCTCCGTTTATCTTCTGATCATAGCGCTTTTCATCAAGAGCATGCCTTTCGGCGTCCAGGTAGCCAAGAGCGTGCTCTTGCAGCTTGGGCCCGAGCTGGAGGAGGCGGCGCGAATTTCCGGCGGCTCGTGGTTTCAGTGCTACCGTCGAGTCCTGGTCCCGCTGCTCACGCCGACGTTGATCGTGGTGGGACTGCTGGGCTTCATATCCGCCGCGCGCGATATCAGCACGATCGTGCTCCTGGGCTCCAGTCAATCGCGAACGATGGCGCTGCTCGCGCTCGATTATGCCTTTGGAGGACAGTTTGAGCGGGGATCCGTCGTCGCGTTTCTAACCTCGCTCGTCGTGATTGTCATTGCTTTGATCGCGCACGTTGTGGGGGGAAGGGTCGGCATCGGCGGGCAACGCTGA
- a CDS encoding ABC transporter ATP-binding protein gives MSQTFLEVRNLVKSFGKVTAVDDVSFKVEQGEVVTLLGPSGCGKTTTLRVVAGFEKPNSGEVEIAGRVVVSTNKGIHVAPEKRDIGMVFQSYAIWPHMTVSENVAFPLRVRHFNRQEIKQRVEETLELVGLGGFSDRPAILLSGGQQQRVSLARALVYSPSILLLDEPLSNLDAKLREQMRIELKRLQQRISVTVLFVTHDQIEAMSLSTRLALMNQGRIEQIGTPQEVYENPQTPFAEDFLGRILRFKGTITEKHQNCHIVEVDGLSHVQIRIPESADAVDIGKKVLVAIRPEDVRLEKDEAGDRPNVIRCDVENVLHLGREFELVLRIGERFYTLTVPRDRATKVGRAVGLHLPAEHLRVWAADKALAPTETETATSAN, from the coding sequence ATGAGTCAGACTTTTCTCGAAGTGCGGAATCTTGTCAAATCGTTCGGCAAGGTTACCGCCGTGGATGATGTTTCGTTTAAAGTCGAGCAAGGAGAAGTGGTGACTCTCCTTGGACCCAGCGGCTGCGGCAAGACGACGACGCTCCGGGTGGTGGCGGGCTTTGAAAAACCCAATAGCGGCGAGGTGGAGATCGCGGGCCGCGTAGTGGTCTCCACGAATAAGGGAATCCATGTCGCGCCCGAAAAACGCGACATCGGCATGGTGTTTCAATCCTACGCGATCTGGCCGCACATGACCGTCTCCGAGAACGTGGCCTTCCCGCTTCGCGTGAGGCATTTCAACCGCCAGGAGATCAAGCAGCGTGTGGAGGAGACGCTCGAGCTCGTAGGACTCGGGGGATTCTCCGACCGCCCCGCGATCCTGCTGAGCGGCGGACAGCAACAACGGGTTTCGCTGGCACGGGCGCTGGTCTACTCGCCGAGCATTCTTCTCTTGGATGAGCCGCTAAGTAATTTGGACGCCAAGCTGCGCGAACAGATGCGGATCGAGCTCAAGCGGCTGCAGCAGCGAATTTCGGTCACGGTGCTCTTCGTCACGCATGATCAGATCGAGGCCATGTCGCTTTCGACGCGGCTGGCGCTCATGAATCAAGGACGCATCGAGCAGATAGGAACGCCCCAGGAGGTTTACGAGAATCCACAGACGCCCTTCGCAGAGGATTTCTTGGGACGCATCCTGCGCTTCAAGGGGACGATCACGGAAAAGCACCAGAATTGCCACATCGTAGAGGTTGACGGACTGAGCCATGTTCAGATCCGCATTCCGGAAAGCGCCGATGCGGTCGACATCGGCAAAAAGGTTCTGGTCGCGATTCGTCCGGAAGACGTGAGACTTGAGAAAGACGAGGCGGGAGATCGCCCCAACGTTATCCGGTGCGATGTTGAAAACGTGCTTCATCTCGGCAGGGAATTTGAGCTGGTCCTCCGCATCGGCGAACGCTTTTACACGCTCACGGTTCCACGCGACCGCGCGACGAAGGTCGGGCGCGCCGTCGGGCTCCATTTGCCGGCGGAGCACCTGCGGGTTTGGGCGGCTGACAAAGCGCTCGCGCCCACCGAGACTGAAACAGCGACTTCGGCGAACTGA
- a CDS encoding extracellular solute-binding protein, with product MKCRTGFKAKIFGIAVLLVAFDIVSARADWQSDWDRTLAAAKKEGTVAVIADVTASIRDALTLAFQSKYGIQVELFGALGREVPPRVLAERRAGRYLWDVFVHGTTTGLESMIPAGAFDPLEPALILPDVKDPKTWRGGAMEFLDPSRTLLTMTPFQRGTIFYNPKLVNAKEFKSHKDLLDPKWKGKMILDDPRRAGPGQATFTFFYLHPDLGPDFIRALGKQQITILKDFAQEVDAIGQGRYPVLIGTADFVALARARQGVPIAIVDARQLKEGTDVSPANGALALFNKAPHPNAAKIYINWLLTKEGQTIFARANGYVSSRLDVPSDHAEPWRVPLPGAIKTYTKAAMQVKDSLFPLLDEAFGNP from the coding sequence GTGAAATGCCGCACCGGTTTCAAAGCAAAGATTTTCGGCATCGCAGTCCTTTTAGTTGCATTCGACATCGTGAGCGCCCGGGCGGACTGGCAGTCGGATTGGGATCGCACGCTGGCGGCGGCGAAGAAGGAAGGTACAGTGGCTGTGATCGCCGACGTGACGGCCTCAATACGCGATGCTCTGACGCTGGCTTTCCAATCAAAATACGGCATTCAAGTCGAATTATTCGGCGCCTTAGGCCGGGAAGTTCCTCCCAGGGTTCTCGCTGAACGTAGGGCGGGCCGTTATCTCTGGGATGTTTTCGTCCACGGCACCACGACCGGGCTCGAATCGATGATTCCAGCCGGGGCATTCGATCCTTTGGAGCCGGCGCTGATTCTGCCCGACGTCAAAGATCCCAAAACGTGGCGCGGCGGGGCGATGGAATTTCTCGACCCGAGCAGGACGCTCCTGACGATGACTCCCTTCCAGCGGGGCACGATTTTTTACAATCCCAAGCTCGTGAATGCGAAGGAGTTCAAGTCGCACAAAGACCTTCTCGATCCCAAATGGAAGGGAAAAATGATCTTGGACGATCCTCGAAGGGCCGGCCCGGGTCAGGCGACTTTCACCTTCTTCTATCTTCACCCGGACCTCGGCCCGGATTTCATTCGCGCGCTGGGCAAGCAACAGATCACAATCCTGAAGGACTTCGCGCAGGAAGTGGACGCCATTGGCCAGGGCCGTTATCCGGTTCTTATCGGGACGGCTGACTTCGTGGCGCTCGCCCGGGCGAGACAAGGAGTGCCGATCGCGATCGTGGACGCCCGGCAGCTAAAAGAAGGAACGGACGTCAGCCCGGCCAATGGGGCGCTCGCGTTGTTCAACAAGGCGCCCCATCCCAACGCGGCCAAGATTTATATCAATTGGTTGTTGACTAAAGAAGGACAAACCATATTCGCTCGCGCCAATGGTTACGTGAGCAGTCGATTGGACGTCCCCAGCGATCATGCCGAGCCCTGGAGGGTGCCGTTGCCCGGGGCGATCAAAACTTACACGAAAGCAGCCATGCAAGTTAAGGACAGTCTTTTCCCATTGCTGGACGAGGCGTTCGGGAACCCATGA
- a CDS encoding extracellular solute-binding protein yields the protein MMKRAWIASFVATLSIFSFATSAWQAEWAEVVAAAKREGKVVVIGPQGTETREALTEGFQRKYPEIQVEHSGAAGAQLPPRLLAEQKSERYSVDLLVQGTTTVITGLMSVKAVIPIQPFLAGPNAQDASVWLNKKFNFADEAGQYNLVMSVYILPPFIYNPTMVSTKEIKAWKDLLASKWKGRLAARDPRLAGGGLAIATFWYANPKLGKEFIRQLFGSQDIAISRDDRQLLDFVGQRKYPIAIGPSEVLTKEWIGKGLPVRQFNPEALQEGALTTAGNGAISVPRNPPHPNALKVYIDYLLSKPGQTEWSKAIGFASLRQDVPRDHVAEYLIPKEGVQYLDSHLERYVNLRSEVVAFLNTVLPR from the coding sequence ATGATGAAGCGCGCATGGATCGCGTCGTTTGTCGCCACGTTATCGATCTTCAGCTTCGCCACGTCCGCCTGGCAGGCCGAGTGGGCCGAAGTTGTCGCGGCCGCAAAACGCGAAGGCAAGGTCGTGGTGATCGGCCCCCAGGGGACGGAAACGCGCGAAGCTCTTACTGAAGGATTTCAGCGAAAGTATCCGGAGATCCAAGTCGAGCACAGCGGCGCCGCGGGCGCCCAGCTTCCGCCAAGGTTGCTCGCCGAGCAAAAATCCGAGCGCTACTCGGTCGACCTGCTGGTTCAGGGCACCACGACCGTCATCACCGGGCTGATGTCGGTCAAGGCCGTCATCCCGATCCAGCCTTTTCTCGCTGGGCCGAACGCCCAGGACGCTTCGGTGTGGCTCAACAAGAAATTCAATTTCGCCGACGAGGCGGGACAGTACAATCTTGTGATGAGCGTCTATATTCTGCCTCCCTTCATCTATAATCCGACGATGGTCTCGACCAAAGAGATCAAGGCATGGAAAGACTTGCTCGCGTCAAAGTGGAAGGGCAGGCTGGCTGCGCGCGACCCGCGCCTGGCGGGAGGCGGTCTGGCGATCGCCACTTTCTGGTATGCCAACCCGAAATTGGGCAAGGAGTTCATTCGACAACTCTTTGGCTCTCAGGACATCGCAATTAGCCGCGACGACCGCCAGCTCCTCGACTTCGTCGGGCAGCGGAAGTATCCGATTGCCATCGGACCGAGCGAAGTGTTGACGAAGGAGTGGATAGGCAAGGGATTACCGGTGAGACAGTTCAATCCCGAAGCGCTGCAGGAAGGCGCTTTGACCACCGCCGGGAACGGTGCGATCTCGGTGCCCCGAAACCCGCCGCATCCGAATGCCCTCAAGGTCTACATCGATTATCTGCTCTCGAAACCAGGCCAGACGGAATGGAGCAAAGCCATCGGGTTCGCCAGTCTGAGGCAGGATGTGCCGCGGGATCACGTCGCCGAATATCTCATCCCGAAAGAGGGCGTGCAGTACCTGGACAGCCATCTGGAGCGCTACGTGAACCTAAGGAGCGAAGTCGTTGCGTTCTTGAATACGGTTCTTCCGCGTTAG